Proteins from a genomic interval of Microbacterium abyssi:
- a CDS encoding dynamin family protein has product MTASIVGITDELLATAKDVYADDETVREIIDQLEERLHEPLRLALAGMVKAGKSTLLNAMLGERIAPTDTGECTRVVTWYRYSPTPTITLHPRVGEPRRMPIRRERGLLVLDLGGLSAEEVEWLDVGWPLQALKSVILIDTPGIASLSADTSTRALRFLTPDDAPSAADAVVYLLRHLHGSDVKFLEAFRDNAAGAAQTVCAVSVLSRADEVGSGRIDSLLSARRVAHRYQRDPELASLTLGVIPVTGLLAEGARTLRESEYIAFRELAGLDRDERERLLVSADRFVRETDATGLSVVVRRDLLARFGIFGVRMATAIIRGGAASSSELSEELVQQSGLLEIQDFIARQFQPRAATLKARGIVLQLERLTREFPRQGTDAIRAGVERFTLAAHTLRELSLLADARSKGLPLTDEDAVEAERVVGAEGTDAHTRLGLSPQADDVIVHATAREGIARWRRLSESPLAGRAAVDACRVVIRTLEQIASEAAAAVSDVGAGRTGGAAPDIDSAGRPAHRTGQDAAQQSEHDERGLRRDHRLKLRALGAQSHPLG; this is encoded by the coding sequence ATGACGGCATCCATCGTCGGCATCACCGACGAGCTGCTCGCCACGGCCAAGGACGTCTACGCGGACGACGAGACGGTGCGCGAGATCATCGACCAGCTCGAGGAACGTCTGCACGAACCGCTGCGCCTCGCGCTGGCGGGCATGGTGAAGGCGGGCAAGTCGACGCTGCTGAACGCCATGCTCGGTGAGCGCATCGCGCCCACCGACACCGGTGAATGCACGCGGGTGGTGACCTGGTACCGGTACTCACCGACCCCGACCATCACCCTGCACCCCCGCGTGGGCGAACCGCGCAGGATGCCGATCCGGCGGGAGCGGGGACTGCTCGTGCTCGATCTCGGCGGTCTCTCCGCGGAGGAGGTGGAATGGCTCGACGTCGGCTGGCCGCTGCAGGCGCTGAAATCGGTGATCCTGATCGACACGCCGGGCATCGCCTCGCTCTCCGCCGACACCTCGACGCGTGCACTCCGGTTCCTCACCCCGGACGACGCGCCGTCCGCCGCAGACGCGGTCGTGTACCTGCTGCGTCACCTGCACGGCTCGGACGTGAAGTTCCTCGAGGCTTTCCGTGACAACGCAGCTGGGGCCGCGCAGACGGTCTGCGCGGTCAGCGTGCTCTCCCGCGCCGACGAGGTCGGGTCGGGACGCATCGACTCGCTGCTCTCGGCACGACGCGTGGCGCACCGCTACCAGCGCGATCCGGAGCTCGCCTCGCTCACCCTCGGCGTGATCCCGGTCACCGGGCTCCTGGCCGAGGGCGCGCGGACGCTGCGCGAGAGCGAGTACATCGCGTTCCGTGAGCTGGCCGGCCTCGATCGCGATGAACGCGAGCGGCTGCTCGTCTCGGCCGATCGGTTCGTGCGCGAGACGGATGCCACGGGCCTCAGCGTCGTCGTACGCCGTGACCTGCTCGCCCGGTTCGGCATCTTCGGGGTGCGCATGGCGACCGCGATCATCCGCGGAGGCGCAGCGAGTTCCTCGGAGCTCTCCGAGGAGCTCGTGCAGCAGAGCGGTCTGCTGGAGATCCAGGACTTCATCGCACGGCAGTTCCAGCCCAGGGCGGCGACGCTGAAGGCGCGCGGGATCGTGCTCCAGCTCGAGCGTCTCACGCGGGAGTTCCCTCGGCAGGGCACGGACGCCATCCGCGCGGGCGTCGAGCGCTTCACGCTGGCGGCGCACACGCTGCGCGAACTCTCACTGCTCGCGGATGCCAGGTCGAAGGGGCTGCCGCTGACCGATGAGGATGCCGTCGAGGCCGAGCGCGTCGTCGGTGCCGAGGGCACCGACGCGCACACCCGGCTCGGCCTGTCGCCCCAGGCGGACGACGTCATCGTCCACGCGACGGCACGCGAGGGGATCGCGCGCTGGCGCCGGCTGAGCGAATCACCGCTCGCCGGTCGTGCTGCAGTCGACGCCTGCCGTGTCGTGATCCGAACCCTCGAGCAGATCGCGTCGGAGGCCGCAGCGGCCGTGTCAGATGTCGGCGCGGGGCGGACCGGCGGCGCTGCGCCGGACATCGACTCGGCGGGCCGACCAGCTCATCGCACGGGGCAGGATGCTGCACAGCAGAGCGAGCACGACGAGCGCGGCCTCCGCCGCGATCATCGTCTGAAATTGCGAGCCCTGGGTGCCCAGAGCCACCCACTCGGGTGA